One genomic region from Triplophysa dalaica isolate WHDGS20190420 chromosome 23, ASM1584641v1, whole genome shotgun sequence encodes:
- the rb1cc1 gene encoding RB1-inducible coiled-coil protein 1 translates to MKLYVFQVNNGSTLTFDTELAVQTVLDLKHAIQAKYKIAIQHQVLVVNGGECMVAERRVCSYSAGTETNPIFLFNKEMILCDRAPTIPKTTFSIENEMELKVEESLMMPAVFHTVASRTQLALEMQEVAKKLCSFCERLVHDEHLQHQGWAAIMANLDDCTLSYQKLLLKFDTAYTNYQQDFEDIKLKLTKLGTAVSVMAKIPLLDCLTQPSYREGLEKSSTPNPRTSDVEDGDTPIRSAIFCPGDDHKNGKLLSASGETSSQASSSPQDRLMSSLKAAQQEEEESPERGATPFVNVTLLDWINVQDRPNDVESVVRKCFDSINRLDPRIIQPFLSECRETITKLDNQNMKAIKGLEDRLYALDQMIASCNKLVNEQKELAQGFHANQKRAENLKDTSVLPDLCLSHANQLMIMLTNHRKLLDIKQKCTTAKQELANNLQVRLKWCCYVMLHADQDGEKLQALLRLLTELLERVRVVEALSTVPQMYCLAVVEVVRRKMFIGHYRQWANALVKDGKNLYEAEKAKRETFGKLFRKSFLRNRLFRGLDSWPSSSFCTRKPRKFDFELPDISLNDLQYLKSCCPSEVQSYLSVPTLCDFKPLNHHVEVLHQLVQAAQSVDEMSRTITDLLNEQKVSRSQNAQRSDVLTARSESTAQSTSTSSKTLTTLSLKAPDCQPSSLPAPLEDLSPDSIDAQTFDFETIGHPNMDPLLHQGSLDLDSLAESPESDFMSAVNEFVIEENLMSPNPISDPTSPEMMVESLYSSVINAIDSKRIQDTTTLEKENSKIAALKRSADRYRSASEESQNNLRKVKEDLYHFRGLVLKEQRDFGFSLKTTTNEVWNFLNSIRYRQEEELRETQQTNLQSLKDDHEKQLLTLTEELEGNRRIVRDVQRAMLELEGLVERKEKEISQLESERERSAQELQNLRDLEEKTVKQSEELKAALLYKDELVGQLEKLHIEIERGQQRIKQEMENAEKMRLQELEDQLNQRHEAELESVRRDKQSALDVLAQDNLVKRKELMDSHSAKLKEREGRLKDLEARVEELGDARCKLEVELALKDAEIEDARLQYEEARSSNEEVLKSEMTAQTAALQTQMDTLNQQLQQKNEEYEVGLAELRALMRLEKDHCISELVDRHEEESILLRQELSALKQKSQDAEKDCEERVQKIQQCVESQLHALRKVEEDELKVFQLKEQELRGVVGDLQAENTLLSVRLEQERTEAQQRAELQKEEAVQAALQEAFRDFQLQKEEIEKRLLGKMEQLEHQLKDRQSTETVASCVEVGVDASSDFPQDSGQWSEEKTSLLAKLELLERTKNEEMQNVKTSLIAEQQTNFNTVLTRERLKKEQIVHEVTEKLNNVMQQQEKDKGLIETLSEDRATILQEKKQLEEELNRLRNTVLVSSSYFPPNPGPIITEAQGACGPAHVDVLSPSVPDSEKLASIAALKDEERVESAVEASMMSEQDNPMLSEEKQRILILERTLHMKEEENKRLSQRLMSQSMSSVSSRHSEKIAIRDFQVGDLVLIILDERHDNYVLFTVGPILYFLHSESLTALDLKPATGATRRPWVLGKVMEKEYCQAKKAQNRFKVPLGTKFYRVKAVPWNKKV, encoded by the exons ATGAAGTTGTATGTGTTTCAAGTCAACAATGGAAGCACATTAACATTTGACACTGAACTTGCCGTCCAAAC TGTTTTGGACCTTAAACATGCCATTCAGGCCAAATATAAGATTGCGATCCAGCACCAGGTGCTGGTGGTCAATGGAGGTGAATGTATGGTGGCAGAGAGGCGTGTGTGCAGCTACAGCGCTGGGACG GAGACCAACCCAATTTTCTTGTTCAATAAAGAGATGATCCTGTGCGACAGAGCTCCAACCATCCCCAAAACAACCTTCTCCATAGAGAATGAGATGGAGCTGAAGGTGGAGGAGTCGCTCATGATGCCCGCTGTCTTTCACACAGTCGCCTCGCGTACACAGCTGGCTTTG GAAATGCAAGAGGTCGCCAAGAAGCTTTGCTCCTTTTGTGAGCGACTGGTCCATGACGAGCACCTTCAGCATCAGGGATGGGCGGCCATCATGGCTAACCTGGATGACTGCACCCTGTCCTACCAGAAACTGCTTCTCAAGTTTGACACTGCGTATACAAATTACCAACAGGACTTTGAGGACATCAAATTAAAACTCACCaa ACTCGGCACTGCTGTCTCTGTCATGGCCAAGATTCCTCTACTTGATTGTTTGACTCAGCCCAGCTACAGAGAAGGCTTGGAGAAATCCAGCACCCCAAATCCGAGAACCTCCGACGTAGAAGATGGAGACACGCCCATACGGTCTGCAATATTTTGCCCTGGTGACGATCATAAGAATGGAAAACTACTGTCCGCATCAGGAGAGACATCGTCCCAGGCATCATCATCTCCTCAAGACAGATTAATGAGCAGCCTGAAAGCAGCACAACAGGAAGAGGAGGAGTCTCCTGAAAGGGGAGCCACGCCCTTTGTCAATGTCACGCTGTTGGATTGGATCAACGTGCAGGACAGACCCAATGATGTGGAGTCGGTCgttagaaaatgttttgactCGATCAACAGG CTTGATCCAAGAATTATCCAGCCGTTTCTATCTGAATGCCGTGAGACCATTACCAAACTGGATAATCAGAACATGAAGGCCATCAAAGGTCTGGAGGACAGATTGTATGCACTTGACCAAATGATAGCAAGTTGTAATAAATTGGTGAACGAGCAGAAGGAACTTGCTCAG GGATTTCATGCCAATCAGAAGAGGGCAGAAAACCTGAAGGACACCTCAGTTCTGCCCGATCTGTGTCTGAGCCACGCCAACCAGCTGATGATCATGTTGACCAATCACAGGAAGCTGTTAGACATCAAGCAGAAGTGTACCACTGCCAAACAGGAGCTCGCCAACAACCTTCAAGTTCGTCTCAA ATGGTGCTGCTACGTGATGCTTCACGCCGATCAGGACGGAGAGAAGCTTCAGGCTCTTCTGAGGCTTCTGACGGAGCTGCTGGAGCGAGTGAGGGTGGTGGAGGCCCTCAGTACTGTTCCTCAGATGTACTGTCTCGCTGTGGTGGAGGTGGTCAGGCGCAAAATGTTCATAGGACACTACAGACAG TGGGCTAATGCTCTTGTCAAAGATGGAAAAAACCTCTATGAGGCAGAAAAGGCAAAACGGGAAACCTTCGGAAAGCTTTTCA GGAAGTCCTTTCTTAGAAACCGGTTGTTTCGTGGGTTAGATTCATGGCCATCTTCTTCATTTTGT ACCCGAAAGCCTCGAAAGTTTGACTTTGAGCTTCCAGACATTTCCCTGAATGACCTGCAGTATCTCAAGTCGTGTTGTCCTTCTGAAGTTCAGTCGTACCTCAG TGTTCCGACACTGTGTGACTTTAAGCCGCTGAACCACCACGTTGAGGTTCTCCATCAGCTGGTTCAGGCCGCTCAGAGTGTGGATGAGATGTCACGAACGATCACAGATCTACTCAATGAACAAAAG GTTTCCCGGAGTCAGAACGCTCAAAGATCCGATGTGTTAACAGCCAGATCTGAAAGCACAGCTCAAAGCACCTCTACCTCCTCCAAAACATTGACCACTCTGAGTCTAAAAGCACCAGACTGCCAGCCCTCGTCTCTTCCCGCTCCATTAGAGGATCTATCACCGGACAGCATAGATGCTCAGACCTTTGACTTTGAAACCATCGGGCACCCCAACATGGATCCTCTATTACATCAAGGCTCTTTGGACTTGGACTCATTGGCAGAAAGTCCAGAGTCAGATTTCATGTCGGCGGTCAATGAATTTGTTATAGAGGAGAATTTAATGTCACCTAATCCTATCAGTGATCCCACAAGCCCCGAGATGATGGTGGAATCGCTTTATTCTTCCGTCATAAATGCAATAGACAGCAAGCGTATCCAAGACACCACAACGCTCGAGAAGGAAAACTCAAAGATTGCAGCACTCAAGCGGTCTGCGGACAGGTACCGGTCCGCTTCAGAAGAGTCCCAGAACAATCTGAGGAAAGTCAAAGAAGATCTGTACCACTTTCGAGGTCTTGTTTTGAAGGAACAGCGAGACTTCGGATTTTCGCTGAAAACAACGACCAACGAGGTCTGGAACTTTCTGAACAGTATCAGATACCGTCAAGAGGAGGAGTTAAGAGAAACGCAACAAACCAATCTCCAAAGTCTGAAGGATGATCACGAGAAACAGCTGCTAACTCTCACGGAAGAGTTGGAGGGCAATCGAAGAATCGTCAGAGACGTCCAGAGAGCAATGCTGGAACTCGAGGGACTTGTGGAGCGCAAGGAGAAGGAAATATCCCAGCTGGAGAGCGAGAGGGAACGTTCCGCGCAAGAGCTGCAGAACCTGCGAGACCTTGAGGAGAAGACCGTAAAGCAAAGCGAAGAGCTGAAGGCTGCTTTGTTGTACAAAGATGAACTTGTTGGGCAACTGGAGAAGCTTCATATCGAGATTGAGCGCGGCCAACAGAGAATCAAACAAGAGATGGAAAACGCAGAGAAGATGCGCCTTCAAGAACTGGAGGATCAGTTGAACCAACGACACGAAGCAGAGCTGGAATCTGTCCGACGGGACAAACAAAGTGCCCTTGACGTCCTTGCCCAGGACAACCTTGTAAAGCGAAAAGAGCTGATGGATTCTCACTCGGCCAAACTCAAGGAACGTGAGGGACGCTTGAAAGATCTAGAGGCCCGTGTGGAAGAACTTGGAGATGCCCGCTGCAAACTAGAAGTGGAGTTAGCGCTTAAGGACGCTGAGATCGAGGATGCGAGACTGCAGTACGAGGAGGCCAGAAGTTCCAACGAGGAGGTGTTGAAATCAGAGATGACCGCTCAAACGGCCGCCCTGCAGACGCAGATGGACACGCTGAACCAGCAGCTCCAGCAGAAGAATGAGGAGTACGAGGTGGGCCTGGCCGAGCTACGAGCGCTCATGAGGTTGGAGAAAGACCACTGCATCTCTGAACTGGTGGATCGACACGAGGAGGAGAGCATATTGCTCCGCCAAGAGTTATCCGCGCTCAAACAGAAGTCGCAGGATGCGGAGAAGGACTGCGAGGAACGGGTTCAAAAAATCCAGCAGTGCGTTGAGAGCCAGCTTCATGCCTTGCGGAAGGTAGAGGAGGATGAGCTGAAGGTTTTCCAATTGAAAGAACAAGAACTGAGAGGTGTTGTCGGGGACCTGCAGGCTGAGAACACGCTGCTTTCTGTAAGACTGGAGCAGGAGAGGACGGAGGCCCAGCAGAGGGCGGAGCTGCAGAAGGAGGAGGCGGTCCAGGCTGCGTTACAAGAGGCCTTTAGAGACTTTCAACTCCAAAAAGAGGAGATTGAGAAAAGACTGTTAGGAAAAATGGAACAACTTGAACATCAGCTCAAAGACAGACAATCCACTGAGAC agtgGCATCTTGTGTAGAGGTTGGTGTGGACGCCAGCAGTGATTTCCCTCAGGACAGCGGCCAGTGGTCAGAGGAGAAGACGTCTCTCTTGGCCAAACTAGAGCTCTTGGAACGCACAAAGAATGAAGAGATGCAGAACGTGAAGACCTCGCTTATTGCCGAGCAGCAG ACGAACTTCAACACTGTTCTGACACGAGAGAGGCTGAAAAAAGAGCAAATCGTCCATGAAGTGACCGAGAAGCTCAACAACGTCATGCAGCAACAAGAAAAGGATAAAG GTCTGATTGAGACACTTTCCGAGGACCGCGCCACCATCCTGCAAGAGAAGAAACAGTTGGAGGAGGAGCTTAACCGCTTAAGAAACACTGTCCTCGTGTCTTCGTCCTACTTTCCGCCCAATCCCGGCCCCATCATCACGGAGGCCCAAGGTGCCTGTGGCCCCGCCCATGTGGACGTACTCTCTCCCTCCGTCCCTGACTCGGAGAAGCTGGCGTCCATCGCTGCGCTTAAGGATGAGGAGCGGGTGGAGTCAGCCGTGGAGGCCAGCATGATGTCAGAGCA